The genomic region ACAAAAAACAGTATATCCTGAGGCAGCTGCTGAAGCTAAACCAGTATATCCAAAGCCAGCATGGAGATAATCCTGAAAGCCCGGAGTAATTCCGGGCTTTTTACTAAATTTATACGAGGGAGGATATGATAATATTACAAATTCTTCTGAATGGTATTCTTCTTGGTGGTTTTTATGCTCTTATTGGTGTTGGTTTTTCTCTTGTCTGGGGAGTAACAAATATAATTAACCTTGCTCACGGAGCAATAGCTCTTTTAGGAGCATATATTACTTTATTTTTATTTCAGCATTATGGGTTTGATCCTTTCTTAAGTCTTCCATTCAGTTTTATACCTCTTTTTATCTTTGGATACATTTTGCAAAGGTTTTTACTCAATCTGGTTGTAAAAGCTCAAATTTTTATGCTTCTCATTTTAACCTTTGGCATAGAAATATTTCTTGTAAACTTTATGACAACTTTTTTCTCGGCAGACTTCAGATCTGTTACTCCTGACTATGCAGGAGAAAGTTTAATAGTGGGAAATATTGTTATACCGTATATAAGATTGGGTGTATTTGCGATATGCGTGTTAATTACATTACTTTTAAGTCTATTTCTCAATAAAACATGGACAGGAAAAGCAATTAAAGCCACATCTCTTGATATTGATGCTGCAATGATGGTGGGAATAAACCCAGCAAAAATTTTTGCTATAACCTTTGCAATTGCTTCAGGATTGGCAGGAGTTGCTGGAAGTCTTTTCTCATTAACTCAGGCATTTTCTCCATCTGTTGCAGGCGCTCTAACTTTAAGAGCTTTTATTGTAAGTATTCTTGGCGGACTTGGAAGAGTTGAAGGAGCTCTTTTAGGTGGAATCATCCTTGGAATTGTGGAAACATTGAGTTCTTACATTATTGGAGAAAGTTATAAAAATGCTATTACTCTGGCAATAATGGTTTTGGTTCTTGTAATAAAACCAACAGGAATCTTGGGGAAAAAATACTTTGCGGAGGTAAAGCATTGATATGAAAAAAAGTGTTATCTTATTTTTTGTATTTATTACCATATTAATTTTACTTCCATTTTTAGTGTCAGGATACTGGCTAAGAGTTCTTACTCAGACCTTCATGTTTGCAGCCATAGCTACTGGAAGTAATATAATCATAGGATTTACAGGATATCCAGCCTTTGGAAATATAGCATTTTTTGGAATAGGAGCATATGTAACTGGAGTATTAATGACAAAGTATAATCTGTCTTTTATACTTACTCTTCCCTTCTGTGCATTGTCAGGATTTCTGATTGCTACACTTTTAGGTATACCGCTTTTAAGACTTAAAGGACACTATTTTGCAATTGCTACAATTGGAGTAATGGAAGCAATAAAAGAAATCGTAGACAATATGACAGAAATAACAGGCGGAGGCATGGGACTTACATTGCCTATTATGGAAGGTGATCCTGCTTATATATATAAATTTTTCTACTATGCAATTCTTTCAATAATGCTGCTTACTGTTGTAATAGCTTTTTTAATATTTCGTTCGAAATTTGGATATGCTTTAAGAGCAATCAGAATTGATGAAGATGCAGCATCTGTAATGGGTATAAATACATCACTTTTTAAAACAATATCCTGGGCTATAAGTGGAGCTCTTGTCGGCATAGCTGGTGGAGCATATGCTTACTGGTTAACATATATTGACTCTTCTACAGTTTTTCAAACTTCCTATTCTGTAAAAATGTTTGCAATGATTTTGCTTGGTGGTGGAACAACTGTCCTGGGTCCAATGATAGGAGCTTTTATTCTTGAGCTTGTCTCAGAACTGGTATGGAGCAAATTTATAGAAATTCACGGAATGATACTCGGACTGTTGATTATATTAATTGTCATATTTATACCAAAGGGATTATTTGAGACATTTAAAGGAGGCTTTTCATTTAAAAGAATTATTATCAACTTGAGAGAAAACAAACTATGAGGTGTTGAAAAATGATAATACTTGAAACAAAAAATCTTGCAAAAAAATATGGTGGACTTGAGGTTTTAAACAATGTAAATCTCAAAGTATACAAAGGAGAAATTCTCGGATTAATAGGTCCTAATGGTGCTGGAAAAACAACTTTAATGAATCTTATATGTCGCCTGACTGACATAACAAAGGGTGAAATTTATTACAAAGGAGAATTAATAAACAATAAAAAAACATACGAAATCTCAAAAATGGGAATAGCAAGAACATTTCAAGTTGTTAAACCTTTCAAGGGACTAACAGTTCTGGAAAATGTTATGGTTGGAGCATTTTATGGCAGAAAAAATGCAAAAACCAGAGCAGAAGCAAAAGATATAGCAATGGAAGCATTAAAAATAGTTGGACTCTTAAATGAAAAAGACAGAGAGCCCAGCATTCTACCAATCGCTCAGCGTAAAAAACTTGAACTTGCAAGAGCACTGGCAATGGACCCTGAGCTTTTAATACTTGATGAGGTTATGGCAGGACTTAATCCAAAAGAGCTTGATGATATAATGAAAGAGATTCTGCTTTTGAAAGAAAGAGGAATAACAATAATAGCAATTGAGCATGTTATGAAAGTTATCATGGGAATATCAGATAGAGTTGTTGTTTTACACTTGGGAGAGCTTATTTGCGAGGGAAAACCTCATGAAGTCTGTAATAATCCTCAAGTAATTGAAGCCTATTTAGGAAATAAATTTGCACAAAGAGGGGTGGCATAATGAAATTTTTCGAGGTAAAAAATCTCAATACAGGTTATGGTGATCTGCAGATATTAAGAAATGTTTCTCTTGAAATCAATAAAGGAGAAATAGTTGCTCTTCTTGGCTCAAATGGAGCTGGAAAAAGCACATTAATGCGAGCAATTGCAGGAAGACTGAGAGTATGGAATGGAGAAATCATTTTTAAAGACAAAAATATTGCCAATCTTTTACCTGATAGAATTGTTAAACTTGGAATAAGCCTTTGTCCAGAAAGAAGAAGAATATTCTCTGGTATGACCGTAAAAGAAAATCTTGAAATAGGAGCATATCAGAGAAGAAATGGATTAAGAGAAAGAATGGAAAAAGTTTTCTCCATTTTCCCAAGACTTTATGAAAGAAAAAATCATCTTGGTGGAGACCTTTCTGGTGGTGAGCAACAAATGCTCGCAATTGGAAGAGCACTAATGAACGAGCCTGAACTTCTTTTAATAGATGAATTTACTTTGGGGCTTGCTCCTACAATAATTGAAATTCTTGTTGATGTGGTGAAAAAAATTAACAAATCCGGAGTAAGTATTTTACTGGTTGAACAGGATGTTCATATGGCACTGGAAATAAGTGACAGAGCATATGTTATGGAAGTTGGAGAAATAACAATCTCGGGAAATTCAAAAGAACTTCTTGAAAATCCACAAATAAAAGAAGCTTACTTAGGAATGTAAAATAGAATCTAAGACCTTAAAAGGAATCCAGTGAGAACCTGAAATAGTATGCATCTGAGCAAAGGAAAATATCTTTTTAAGGTCAAATAAAGCTTTAATTGGTAAAATTTTATCACCGCTTCCGTGTATAAGAATGAGCTTATTTTTAGGGTAATCAATATAATTAAACTCAGAAGAAAGTAAAAATTTTAAACCTTCTTTTAAAGCATTTTTATCAGCCTTCTCAGATAAAATTGGCTTACATCCTGCGTTCAGCAAAAACTCTTTTATAACTGTTTCTGGTTGTATTTCCATCTTATCAATCATTCTTCTGATAATTCTTGGATGGACATAATCTGTGAATTTCTTAAACCCTGCCACAATAACTATTTCATTGAATCTTAATGAGAAAAATTTAAGATTTTTAAGTATAATATGTCCGCCCGTTGACCAGCCAATGAGTGTGCTCCCTGATTTATCTTTAAAAAAATCTAAAATCCCTTCCTCATCTAAATCAATAAAAGGAACTATAAAATACCAGTCCTCAGGCACATCCAGTGCTTCTCTAAATCCTGCCCATCCTGATATGAAATATTTCATTTATGATTTTACGACCAGGACAGGCACCTTTGAAAGCCCGATTACTCTCTGACAGGTGCTTCCCATAAGAAGCCTCTTAAGCCCTGTTCTGCCATGAGAACCAACAACAATTATATCAGCCTGAATCTGCTCTGCTTTCTCAAGAATCTTTTTGTAAGGCTCTCCTTCTTCTATGAAAATTCTGGTAGATATGTTCTCACCATGAAATCTAAGCTCAAGCTCTTTTAAGTATTTCTTTGTTTTATTTACCTGTTCATCGTAAAGTTCAGGCTTAACTGCAAAAACTGCTGAAGGGACTTCTACTGCAGAAATCAGGTTTATCTCTGATTGATAATCTCTTGCAATATCTATTGCTTTACTGCAAACTTTTTCACCATATTTTGAAACATCAACAGCCACAAGACATCTATTCCACTTAATCGTTGAATTTTTTGGAACAACTAAAACATCAGTGTTACTATAACCAATCACTCTTTCTGTCACACTTCCCATTAAAACCTGCTGAAGAGCACTTATCCCTTTTTTGCCCATAACTATTAAGTCTGCTGAGATTTCCTCGCATACATCAATAATCTTTTCAAAGGGTTCTCCTTCTTCATAAAGAGTTTTCACGAGAACTTGATGTTTCTCAGCTATATCCTTAGCTTTTGAAAGATTTTCCTTATAAGGTTTACTAATCTCCTCAACAGATACTCCAATACCTAAAAGACTTAGATCTCCATGATAGGATGGAGCAACAGTTAGGACAAAAATGTTTTTTTCCTTTGCAAATCTAACAGCCTCTTCAAAAGCATGGAAACTCTCCTCTGAGCCATCAATGCATACAAGGATTCTTCTGTAAAGTGCCATCTTTACCTCCAGTGTAATTTTTTAAATTATTATAAAAAAGGGTGAGAATTTATCTCACCCCGTTTTTTCAATTTTATATTCTACTTAACAGCAACGGAAGAGGTTGCAACAATCTTTTGTGTTTTCCTCTCTGCCCGTAGGCCCTTAAATAACGCTGTACATATAATTCCTGCTCCCACTACAAGAGCTGTTACCATAATAGCGAAGCTTACAGTTTTAAGAGTGGTAACTGTAGCACCTGATAAAGGAGATATTATTCCAAGCTGACCGAGATAAACTGGAACCATTAAGCCTCGGCTAACAAGCACAATCAGCATGATAACTCCCATGACGATTTTAATCATATAATCTTTAACATAGGTAGTTCCTATTGCGCCAAGCTGGACACCGAAAAGAGAACCTGCCAGAATTATCATTGCAAGTCTAATATCTACAAATCCGCTCATCGCATATTTAAATGAACCAACCAGACCCATAACAAAGGCGATGACAAGCTCAGTTGCAGATGCCATTATTGCTGGTGCACCAAGCACATACATCATAGCAGGAACTCCAATAAATCCTCCCACTGCAATTGTTGCCGCAAGCATGCCTGTTGCAAAACCAAGTGGAATTGTAAAAAGAACAGAAATTTTTGCATTGAGGCTTCTGAAATAAACCATAGTTCCTGGAATGTGGATTGACTGAATCCACTTTGCAATTTTTGTAGTTCCTTCAGGTTTGTTTAATTTATCGTTATTTTTAGTCTTCATCGCATCTAAAAGGACATATGTGCCTACGATACCAAGAACAACAACAAAAGCCATACTTACATAGAGATTCGAACCTGCATCACCGAATGTTTTCTTTATGTATTCCTGAATATGAGCACCGAATAAAACTCCTGCCTCAGCAGAGGCTCCCATCACGATACCAAGCTTAACATCAACCTGACCGAATTTAGCTCTTTTTATAGCTCCTACAAGTGCCTTTGGAAACTTATGACACATATTTGATGCAACAGCCACAAGCCCTGGAACTCCCATACTCATCATTCCGGGTGTCAGAACAAAAGCTCCACCTGAACCAATAAATCCACTTACAAGTCCTCCTACAAGTCCTACAAAGAATAGATACATTACATTCATCCAGTTTAAGTCAACAAAATTTGTTGTAACTTCAATCATTTTGTCCTCCTTTCCCTGTTCTTTATGCTCGTAACTGAGTTCTGATCTCTTTTCTCTCAACAGGTCTGTCATGTTCTGTCAATTCAACTCTCTTTTTCTTTGCCTCAATTCCAAGCGTCTGCCAGAAGTAGTTTGTAAAGTTACCATGAGCAAAGGAGAAAATAAAAGCAGTTGCCACTGGAAACAAAGCATAAAGTCCTCCTCTTGAACATAATGACTTTACTATTGGCTCATTCAGAAATAAACCTGCATACAGAGTTATGGTAATTGCACCATAAAACAACAGCTTAAATAAAGATTTGTTTTTTCTTGGCATCTTAACCTCCTATTAAATTTTTATTTGGTTGAACAAAAACTACATAACCATTTGAAAGTCTTCCCAAGATTTTTTCATCTGCTGTAACTATAAGATCAGCTCTCTCTAAAAGATTTCTTATCTTTTGTTCTGAAAAGCTATCATACTGCAAAATCTCATAGTCCACATCACCCTCCTTTAATTTTTTCATATGATTTTCTGAGACTTCTTTTTTCAACAAAACTCTTAATAGAGCATTTACTCTTTTGGTTAAATTTAAAGCGTACTTTAATGAATACTCATCCTCTTGAGTTCCTGAAATAATTACCACAATATCAGGCTTTTTCCTTAAAATTTGCTGAGCTGTATCAAACTCTCCTGCCTCGGCAAAACTGATGGCTGACATGTAGGTTTCAAATTTACTTATTAAATCTTTTATCCTCATCTTAAATTCCTCCACTTTTTTAGATAAACAATTAATATGCCAGAAATTTTATTGAGTAAATTATTTGATCTTATTAAGAAATTTTTCAGAATAAAAATTTTTATGTTGCAAATTGCATCGCCATATTTGTAAAATGCAATAAAGAAAACAAAAATGAAACTTTTCAAAAAAACAGATAAGATTGATGAAACCAGGAGTACTATAGTTGAAGAACTGAGAAGAAAAATTCTTCAATCTGGAATGCCTTCTCAGGTAAGAGATATTGCTCTTGCAGAGCTTGATCTGCTTTCAAAGATGAATCCTGCAGCAGCAGAATACACTATTACTCTAACCTACATAGAATACCTTACAACACTTCCATGGAATAAAAAAACAGCTGATAATCTTGACTTGGAAAGAGCAGAAAGAATTTTGAATGAAAGGCATTATGGTCTTTATGGTGTTAAAAATAGAATTCTTGAACATCTTGCAGTAAAAATTCTGTCTTCAAATAGGAATCCAAGAATATTAATAGTTGATGATGAAGAAATAGCGAGAAAAAATCTTGAACACATTTTAAGAAAAGAAAACTATGATGTGGTTAGTGCTAAAAATGGAGCAGAAGCTTTCAAACTTCTTGATGAGCAAGAATTTGAAATAGTGCTTACTGATATCAAAATGGAGGGATTAGATGGCTTTGCCATACTGGATAAAGTAAAGGCAAAATATCCAAATACAAAAGTTATAATGATAACAGCCTATGCCGCTGTTGATAATGCCGTTGAAGCAATAAAAAAAGGAGCCTTTCACTATATTGCCAAACCTTTTAAAATAGAAGAAATAAAACTATCAATAAAACAGGCATCAGAAGATAGAGTTTCAACAATCTCCACAAAAGGCTCCATCCTGTGCTTTGCAGGTCCACCTGGAACGGGAAAAACATCTCTCGGAAAATCAATTGCAGATGCTCTTGGAAGAAAATTTGCAAGAATCTCACTCGGTGGGATAAAAGATGAGGCAGAAATAAGAGGACACAGAAGAACCTATGCTGGTGCAAAACCCGGCAGAATAATAGAGGAAATTCGCAGAACAGGAGTTGCCAACCCTGTTTTAATGCTTGATGAAATTGATAAAATCTGTCAGGACTTCAAGGGAGACCCTGCTTCAGCGCTCCTTGAAGCTCTTGATCCTGAACAAAATCATGCATTTATTGACCATTATCTTGATGTTCCTTTTGACCTTTCTGGAGTTATGTTCATAGTAACTGCAAATATACCTGATAATATACAACCAGCTCTCCTTGACAGAATGGAAGTCATAGAGTTTTCAGGATACACAGAAGAAGAAAAGAAAAACATAGCATTAAAACATTTAATTCCTAAACAGACAACTGAGCAGGGTCTTACTGAGTTTCCTCCTGAGTTCACTGATGAGGCTATTTTAAAAATTATTCAGGAATATACAAGAGAAGCCGGGATAAGAAATCTTGAAAGAATGATCGCAACAATATGCAGAAAACTGGCAACTGAAGTTGTAAAAGGAAGTAAACCAAAAACTCCAGTAAAAATAACTCCAGAAATGGTGGAAAAATATCTTGGTCCAAGAAGATATTACTTTGAAGTGGCGGATGCAAAAAATAGGGTAGGAGTTGTAACAGGACTCGTATGGACAGAAACAGGTGGTGATATCATTTTCGTAGAAGCAGCTAAAATGAAAGGTAAAAGAGAGCTAATTCTTACTGGTTCTCTTGGAAACATAATGAGAGAATCTGCCCAGGCAGCGCTGAGCTATATAAAAAGCAATGCTTCTGTGTTTGGCATTTCAGAAGAGATATTTGAAAATCAGGACATACACATTCATGTCCCCCAGGGAGCAATTCCAAAAGATGGACCATCAGCCGGAGCAACAATAGCAATGGCTTTGATTTCTTTGTTTACAAACAGACCGGCAAAGAGGGATGTGGCAATTACTGGAGAACTTACTTTAAGTGGAAGAATACTTCCTGTTGGTGGTATTAAAGAAAAAATTTTAGCAGCAAAGAGAGCAGGAGTAAAAACAGTCATAGTTCCTCACAGAAACAAAGTAGATATTGATAATCTACCAGAGGACTTTAAAAAAGGATTGAAAATTATATTTATGGAAAAGATTGAAGATGTTGTTGATATAGTGTTGATTTAAAAAGGGGCGTGTAGCCCCTTTTACTAAGCTCTCATACGGGGTCTTATATGCTGCTGAGGTCTTACCCTGTCTTTCTTTCTATGGATATCTTGCTGTCTAAGAATTTCTCTGGCTGTATCAAACTCTCCTGCCTCAGCAAAACTAATAGCTAAAAATAAATTTTCAAAAAGTTGTGCAATTCTTTTAAACATTTTTTAAACCTCCTTATTTAAATTTTCTAATAAATAAATTAGCATTTTTTATGCCAGAAAAAATCTTCTTAATTTACCTAAGGTTTTAATATCAATAATTCTCATTAATTGTTTCAGAAATAAACTAATTGTTGCATTTT from Thermodesulfovibrio sp. 3907-1M harbors:
- a CDS encoding branched-chain amino acid ABC transporter permease, giving the protein MIILQILLNGILLGGFYALIGVGFSLVWGVTNIINLAHGAIALLGAYITLFLFQHYGFDPFLSLPFSFIPLFIFGYILQRFLLNLVVKAQIFMLLILTFGIEIFLVNFMTTFFSADFRSVTPDYAGESLIVGNIVIPYIRLGVFAICVLITLLLSLFLNKTWTGKAIKATSLDIDAAMMVGINPAKIFAITFAIASGLAGVAGSLFSLTQAFSPSVAGALTLRAFIVSILGGLGRVEGALLGGIILGIVETLSSYIIGESYKNAITLAIMVLVLVIKPTGILGKKYFAEVKH
- a CDS encoding branched-chain amino acid ABC transporter permease, encoding MKKSVILFFVFITILILLPFLVSGYWLRVLTQTFMFAAIATGSNIIIGFTGYPAFGNIAFFGIGAYVTGVLMTKYNLSFILTLPFCALSGFLIATLLGIPLLRLKGHYFAIATIGVMEAIKEIVDNMTEITGGGMGLTLPIMEGDPAYIYKFFYYAILSIMLLTVVIAFLIFRSKFGYALRAIRIDEDAASVMGINTSLFKTISWAISGALVGIAGGAYAYWLTYIDSSTVFQTSYSVKMFAMILLGGGTTVLGPMIGAFILELVSELVWSKFIEIHGMILGLLIILIVIFIPKGLFETFKGGFSFKRIIINLRENKL
- a CDS encoding ABC transporter ATP-binding protein, translated to MIILETKNLAKKYGGLEVLNNVNLKVYKGEILGLIGPNGAGKTTLMNLICRLTDITKGEIYYKGELINNKKTYEISKMGIARTFQVVKPFKGLTVLENVMVGAFYGRKNAKTRAEAKDIAMEALKIVGLLNEKDREPSILPIAQRKKLELARALAMDPELLILDEVMAGLNPKELDDIMKEILLLKERGITIIAIEHVMKVIMGISDRVVVLHLGELICEGKPHEVCNNPQVIEAYLGNKFAQRGVA
- a CDS encoding ABC transporter ATP-binding protein, giving the protein MKFFEVKNLNTGYGDLQILRNVSLEINKGEIVALLGSNGAGKSTLMRAIAGRLRVWNGEIIFKDKNIANLLPDRIVKLGISLCPERRRIFSGMTVKENLEIGAYQRRNGLRERMEKVFSIFPRLYERKNHLGGDLSGGEQQMLAIGRALMNEPELLLIDEFTLGLAPTIIEILVDVVKKINKSGVSILLVEQDVHMALEISDRAYVMEVGEITISGNSKELLENPQIKEAYLGM
- a CDS encoding universal stress protein: MALYRRILVCIDGSEESFHAFEEAVRFAKEKNIFVLTVAPSYHGDLSLLGIGVSVEEISKPYKENLSKAKDIAEKHQVLVKTLYEEGEPFEKIIDVCEEISADLIVMGKKGISALQQVLMGSVTERVIGYSNTDVLVVPKNSTIKWNRCLVAVDVSKYGEKVCSKAIDIARDYQSEINLISAVEVPSAVFAVKPELYDEQVNKTKKYLKELELRFHGENISTRIFIEEGEPYKKILEKAEQIQADIIVVGSHGRTGLKRLLMGSTCQRVIGLSKVPVLVVKS
- a CDS encoding sulfite exporter TauE/SafE family protein — its product is MIEVTTNFVDLNWMNVMYLFFVGLVGGLVSGFIGSGGAFVLTPGMMSMGVPGLVAVASNMCHKFPKALVGAIKRAKFGQVDVKLGIVMGASAEAGVLFGAHIQEYIKKTFGDAGSNLYVSMAFVVVLGIVGTYVLLDAMKTKNNDKLNKPEGTTKIAKWIQSIHIPGTMVYFRSLNAKISVLFTIPLGFATGMLAATIAVGGFIGVPAMMYVLGAPAIMASATELVIAFVMGLVGSFKYAMSGFVDIRLAMIILAGSLFGVQLGAIGTTYVKDYMIKIVMGVIMLIVLVSRGLMVPVYLGQLGIISPLSGATVTTLKTVSFAIMVTALVVGAGIICTALFKGLRAERKTQKIVATSSVAVK
- the lon gene encoding endopeptidase La encodes the protein MKLFKKTDKIDETRSTIVEELRRKILQSGMPSQVRDIALAELDLLSKMNPAAAEYTITLTYIEYLTTLPWNKKTADNLDLERAERILNERHYGLYGVKNRILEHLAVKILSSNRNPRILIVDDEEIARKNLEHILRKENYDVVSAKNGAEAFKLLDEQEFEIVLTDIKMEGLDGFAILDKVKAKYPNTKVIMITAYAAVDNAVEAIKKGAFHYIAKPFKIEEIKLSIKQASEDRVSTISTKGSILCFAGPPGTGKTSLGKSIADALGRKFARISLGGIKDEAEIRGHRRTYAGAKPGRIIEEIRRTGVANPVLMLDEIDKICQDFKGDPASALLEALDPEQNHAFIDHYLDVPFDLSGVMFIVTANIPDNIQPALLDRMEVIEFSGYTEEEKKNIALKHLIPKQTTEQGLTEFPPEFTDEAILKIIQEYTREAGIRNLERMIATICRKLATEVVKGSKPKTPVKITPEMVEKYLGPRRYYFEVADAKNRVGVVTGLVWTETGGDIIFVEAAKMKGKRELILTGSLGNIMRESAQAALSYIKSNASVFGISEEIFENQDIHIHVPQGAIPKDGPSAGATIAMALISLFTNRPAKRDVAITGELTLSGRILPVGGIKEKILAAKRAGVKTVIVPHRNKVDIDNLPEDFKKGLKIIFMEKIEDVVDIVLI